GCCGAGGGTGATGATGTCAGGACCCCCACGGTGACTGGCATCACGCCCAACCAAGGGGCGGTCGCGGGCGGCACGTCGGTCACGGTGAGCGGCAGCAATTTTGCGAGTGGCGTCACGGTCAAGTTCGGGGGAATGGCGGCGACAAACGTGGTCATCAACAGCGCGACGAATCTGACGGCCGTGAGCCCGCCCTCGGCAGCGGCGGGCACAGTGGATGTGGTGGTCTCCGACGGCGATGACACCAGTGCGCTCAGCACCGCCGATCAATTCACGTACGTCGCGGCGCCCACCGTGACGGGCATCAGTCCGAACCTTGGCTTGATTGCCGGGGTATTACGGTGACCCTCACCGGGACGGGCTTTACCCCTGGAACGACCGTCAAGTTCGGTGGCGTGGCGGCCAGCAACGTGGTGGTGAACAGCCCGACCAATCTGACCGTCACCAACCCGGCGAGCAGCACCAACGGCAGTGTGGATGTGGTGGTGTCAACGTCTGTTGGGACGAGCGCCACGAGCACGGCCGATCAGTTTGATTATCTGAGCTTCAGCGAATTTAGTGTGCCGACGGCGAGTAGCTCTCCCCTTGGCATTACGAGTGGGGCCGATGGCAACCTGTGGTTCACAGAACTAAACCAACCGAAAGTCGGCCGCATTACCCCTACAGGGGTCATTCAGGAATTCCCGACGTCGGCGAACAGTGGTCAGGGGATTGGCATCACGCGTGGTCCAGGCACGGATGGCAACGTCTGGATCGCGGGCTTGAGTGTGGTTGGACGGGTGGCACCGAGTGGGACCGTGACGGATATCCCCACACCGACGAGTCCGAACGGGCCGAACTACATCGCGGCTGGTCCCGATGGCAATCTGTGGTTCACTGACTATCTGAGCAACCAGATCAGTCGCCTCACCCCCCAGGGCACGGTGACGCCGTTCAACGTGCCGAATGGAAGTAATAATCTGCAGGGGGTGACGGGCGGCCCCGACGGGAACGTGTGGTTCACAGAGGGAACGAGTAACAAGATTGCCCGTATTACCCCAACTGGGGTCATCACGGAATTTAACATTCCTACGGCGACCAGCCGGCCGCTTGGGATCACGAGCGGGGCGGATGGGAACCTGTGGTTTACGGAGGTTGCTGGGAATAAGATCGGGCGCATCACGCCTCAGGGGGTCATCACGGAATTTAATACTCCCTCGGCGAACAGCAAGCCGTATGGGATCACGAGCGGGGCGGATGGGAACCTGTGGTTTACGGAGTATGGTGTGGATAAGATCGGGCGGATCACGCTGAGCGGGAGTATCCTGGAGTTCGGGGTGCCGACGGCGGTGAGTGGGGTGATGGGGATTACCAGTGGGTCGGATGGGAATCTGTGGTTCACAGAACAGACCAGCAATAAGATCGGGGTGCTCAAGCGTTAAAGCGCGGTGCTGAAGGCTGAGCGGTGCTTTCCGCGTTTAGATAAAGCCCCCACGTTGGTGGGGGCTTTGTGCTGCGGTCATGAATCGTGGAGCGGACAGTCCATCAACGGAAGGTTGTGGAGGGAAAGGGAGAGTACGAACTGGGCCAGTCTCGCCCTCCGCGCGCCCGTTCGTTACTTGCGCTTGGCCGGGGTCTTCTTCGCCGGTGCTTTGGCCTTCGCACGACCGCTGCCGAGCGTCTGGCCCTTGGTGTAACTGGCGGTCATCTTCTGCCGCGTCTGCGCTGCCAGCGTCTTGAAATCAACCAGACCGGCTTCGATGTTCTGAACGCTCATGTGGATTTTGCCACCAGTTCGCGAGAAGGTGAGTTCGCGATTGATGCGTTCAAACCAGGCTTCGAATCCTGCGGCAACTCGGCACCCTGCGCGACCTCCTCGCACACGCGGACAGCGCCGAAGCGGTGGTGCGGGTCAGTCAGCTGCAGCCGGACACCATGCCTGGGCACGCCCTGCAGATGCGCGAGTGGTCCGCGGCGCTCGCGCACCTAGCGGTGATCTTCTGGCCGTCCCCCACACGTCCCGTCCTGGCAGACGTCAGCGCCGCGGTGATGGAACTGGCGTATTCCCTCATCTTTAGCGAGACGGGGGCCGGCGGCACGCCTGAACAGCGGGAGGCCATGTGCCGGGACGTGTGGGCACTGGGTCAGGCGCTCGACCTGACCATCCGGGCATCCACCGGTTGATCGCCGATCACCTTGGCCTGGACGGCGCCTGCAGCTGACGCCTCCACCCCGACCGTGACCGAAGCCGCATGGCCTCCATGACCCGGAGGCGCACTCAGCGTCCCTGACCCGTCAGCAGTACCTGTCAGCGCGTCCAGAAAGCCGTGGTTGTTGCCCGACCGAAATGGTCTCGTTCGCTGGTCTTCTGACACACCTGCGCGGTTCACGTGCCGCGTTGTGTCCCTCACGTGGACAGAACAGGGAGGTTCAGGCAGCCGGGCCGCTGCGTGTCGCCCGGTGACGTTGTTTAATGTGTGTCACCGACGCCCAGTGAGTTTGTTCAAAACCTTGCGGCGACGAGGCGTCTGAGCACCGTCCGAACGGGTCTTTCAGGGAAGCCGGGGTCCATTTTTGGATGGAATGTCAGAAAATCCTGCCCGGACACACGAATTCGGGACACTGATCGGCAGAAACAGTCGTCCAGCATCCCGATTCCGCCCTGTAAGTCTAGACAACTGAGCGCTGATCGGCGCCCGGTGACTTTGTCCAATCGACCCGGTTGCCGCCCGGTGACTTTGTTCAAACCGGCCGTCTCCGCCCGGTGACTTTGTTCAATTCCGCGCGTTGCCCGCCCGGTGACTTTGTTCAGTTGCTCCGCGCCACTGCCCGGTGACTTTGTTCAAACCCCGTCCTCCCCGCCCGGTGCCTTTGTTCAAACGTGCCTTAAAAACTCCGTCCCAGATGTAAAATCCGCTGCGCCCCTGATGATGTCAGAACGTCATTCTTTTTTACTTCTTTACTTCTGTAAAAGAAAACAACAACAGCTCAATCCAGCTGACGCCCTCCGAACCTCCGCACCCCAGACCTTGCAATCCGTCCGAATCCGGAAAAGACTGACGCATGTCCATCACACTCTGGGAGCGCGGCGCCGACGAACTCAACATCGCGCAGCTGTCGCTGATCAGCATCCAGATGCGGCTGCCAGATAGCTTCCAGGAGTGGGAAGACACCTTCACCGTCGCTGGCCGC
The Deinococcus sp. KNUC1210 genome window above contains:
- a CDS encoding IPT/TIG domain-containing protein, encoding MTLTGTGFTPGTTVKFGGVAASNVVVNSPTNLTVTNPASSTNGSVDVVVSTSVGTSATSTADQFDYLSFSEFSVPTASSSPLGITSGADGNLWFTELNQPKVGRITPTGVIQEFPTSANSGQGIGITRGPGTDGNVWIAGLSVVGRVAPSGTVTDIPTPTSPNGPNYIAAGPDGNLWFTDYLSNQISRLTPQGTVTPFNVPNGSNNLQGVTGGPDGNVWFTEGTSNKIARITPTGVITEFNIPTATSRPLGITSGADGNLWFTEVAGNKIGRITPQGVITEFNTPSANSKPYGITSGADGNLWFTEYGVDKIGRITLSGSILEFGVPTAVSGVMGITSGSDGNLWFTEQTSNKIGVLKR